A single window of Scomber scombrus chromosome 12, fScoSco1.1, whole genome shotgun sequence DNA harbors:
- the sorcs3b gene encoding VPS10 domain-containing receptor SorCS3 yields the protein MGLWSFFSFSLLAFVLLYPFHPKFVAQAEISSLTTDNRFYRLEITPLEARATRESTEGELSFKVDNNAKVLSDFETKSVGVGALNPNNGNQVGNEIQGGLGNEAHIGITTVPNYPKIPSKKYDNISKDNQRRLIAIIMLENTFPDTRKRAKRSVGSTFTENVDRSTHGDAQPRARFVETVQGVSNSRAEYRRTGEEVKGSNPRQSEPHLDTSTFALSGDSAHNQAMVHWSGHNSSVILILTKLYDFNLGAVTESSLWRSTDYGSTYTKLNDKVGSRTVLSYLYVCPTNKQKIMMLSDPEVESAVLISSDEGASFEKHLINFNILSLLFHPAQENWILAYSHDSKLYSSMDFGKKWQLVHDNVMPGRFYWAVMGLDRESDVVHIETRIAKGRAQYVKCRAQRCTEANRQYLFPGHVDTNSLVVQDEYVFTQVTKTGRASYFVSYMRESFKRMKLPKYCLPKDMHIISTDEKQVFAAVQEWNQNNTYSLYISDSPGVYFTLSLENLRTSRGPAGNLLVDFYKVEGIHGMYLANKLVDHHIKTFITYNKGQTWALLPGPATDVVGNNIHCILPFCSLHLHLEMSENPYTSGPITSKKSVPGIIVATGNIGTELSSTNLGMFITSDAGNSWRQIFDEEHNIWFLDNGGALLAVLHAATPIRHLWISLDEGKKWDRHSFSLAPLYVDGVLMEPESDNHIITFFGHFSHRSEWQLIKIDYKGLFSRRCMDGDYQTWHLLNKGELCVMGEKQIYMKRRPGNRCMLAQDYSRLYSSEPCLCTAYDFECDYGWERQADGKCSPAFWFNPNGAAKSCSNSQSFLNSTGYRKVLSNNCKEGGKNVYSPRRQVCRPRPPRGLRLSTSQGELSATVGSNVTFMVYLDDGDSLKTSIQLDFGDGIKITYSNLSRTDDGIKHIYRTTGIYRVTASAENSQGSDSSTLFLHITSPVERVYLSAPIVTIRGKEANLTAVVWPSHTRTLTFFWWFDNSSEPIITLEGSISYTFQREGKKQVTVQVASGNTVMQDSKVITVKEFFRSLLLSFSPALDEHNPDIPEWREDIGRVVRTALSQVSGVPEDQLLVSLYPGLPTTAELFILPDEHTSSEHRRQREEALDTISDIFVTALNQGLIQFELKADIRIIVYITQQTLAPLVDTNSIHSGSAMLMLLSVVFVGLAAFFIYKFKRKIPWIHAQTEDSHEKDPEVISTVGQNDNISKVKLSEFPSQKELMEKELEARSRGGIGRNMERIVTREFPNCTNV from the exons ATGGGACTGTggtcattttttagtttttccctTTTGGCTTTCGTGTTGCTGTACCCCTTTCACCCGAAGTTTGTGGCTCAAGCGGAAATAAGTTCTCTTACAACAGACAACAGATTTTATCGCCTGGAGATAACACCACTGGAGGCACGCGCAACCCGAGAATCAACGGAGGGCGAACTCTCATTCAAAGTCGACAATAACGCAAAAGTTTTAAGCGATTTTGAGACGAAATCAGTCGGCGTTGGTGCTTTAAATCCGAACAATGGCAACCAAGTGGGGAATGAAATACAGGGTGGACTTGGAAATGAGGCACATATCGGCATCACAACGGTACCAAACTATCCCAAAATACCTAGTAAAAAGTATGATAACATTTCCAAGGATAACCAGAGGCGACTTATAGCGATTATAATGTTAGAGAACACATTTCCTGACACAAGAAAGAGAGCAAAGCGGAGTGTGGGTTCAACATTCACTGAAAATGTGGATAGGAGTACACATGGAGACGCGCAGCCAAGAGCAAGGTTTGTGGAGACTGTCCAAGGTGTTTCCAACTCCAGAGCCGAGTACCGGCGGACTGGGGAGGAAGTCAAAGGGTCTAACCCGAGGCAAAGTGAGCCGCACCTGGACACTTCTACTTTTGCTCTGTCTGGAGACTCGGCACACAACCAGGCGATGGTGCATTGGTCCGGACACAACAGCAGC GTGATCCTGATCTTGACTAAGCTGTATGACTTCAACCTTGGGGCTGTTACTGAGAGTTCTCTCTGGAG ATCCACTGATTATGGAAGCACCTACACTAAGCTCAATGACAAAGTGGGTTCAAGGACAGTTTTAAGTTACCTGTATGTCTGCCCTACCAACAAACAGAAG ATAATGATGCTTAGCGACCCAGAGGTAGAGAGCGCTGTTCTCATCAGTTCAGATGAAGGGGCAAGCTTTgagaagcatctcattaacttCAACATCCTGAGTCTGCTCTTCCACCCTGCACAGGAGAACTGGATACTCGCTTACAGTCATGACAGCAAG CTGTACAGTTCAATGGACTTTGGGAAGAAGTGGCAGCTTGTTCATGACAATGTGATGCCAGGCCGATTCTACTG GGCGGTAATGGGGCTGGACAGAGAATCAGATGTGGTCCACATAGAAACGCGCATCGCAAAAGGCC gCGCCCAGTACGTCAAGTGCAGAGCCCAGCGATGCACAGAAGCCAACAGACAGTACCTCTTTCCTGGACATGTAGACACCAACTCACTGGTTGTGCAGGATGAATATGTTTTCACACAG GTAACTAAGACGGGACGAGCCAGCTACTTTGTGTCATACATGAGAGAATCCTTCAAGCGAATGAAATTACCCAAATATTGTCTACCAAAG GACATGCATATTATCAGTACAGATGAGAAGCAGGTATTTGCTGCTGTCCAGGAGTGGAATCAGAACAACACTTACAGTCTGTATATCTCAGATTCCCCCGGGGTCTACTTTACCCTTTCATTAGAGAATCTGAGAACCAGCAGAGGACCCGCCGGTAACCTACTGGTTGACTTTTATAAG GTTGAGGGGATACACGGCATGTATCTAGCCAACAAACTGGTGGACCATCACATTAAGACGTTTATCACATACAACAAGGGACAAACTTGGGCGCTACTGCCAGGTCCCGCCACAGATGTGGTTGGAAATAACATTCACTGCATTCTG CCATTTTGTTCACTGCATCTTCATCTGGAGATGTCAGAGAATCCCTATACATCTGGACCAATCACAAGCAAAAAGTCTGTACCAGGAATCATTGTGGCTACAG GGAATATTGGAACAGAGCTGTCCTCCACCAACCTTGGAATGTTTATAACATCTGATGCAGGAAATAGCTGGAGACAG ATTTTTGATGAAGAACACAACATTTGGTTTCTTGACAATGGAGGGGCTTTGCTGGCAGTGTTGCACGCAGCAACACCGATTCGACACTTGTG GATCAGTCTtgatgaaggaaaaaaatgggaCCGCCACAGTTTCTCCTTGGCACCTCTATATGTGGATGGAGTTTTAATGGAGCCAGAATCTGACAATCATATTATCAC TTTCTTTGGACACTTCAGCCATCGGTCAGAGTGGCAGCTGATTAAGATCGACTACAAGGGCCTCTTTAGTAGGAGATGCATGGATGGAGATTATCAGACGTGGCACTTGCTAAACAAG GGAGAGCTGTGTGTGATGGGCGAGAAGCAGATCTATATGAAGCGCAGGCCAGGCAACCGTTGCATGCTGGCCCAAGACTATTCGAGGCTCTATTCCTCCGAGCCATGCCTCTGCACAGCCTATGATTTTGAATG TGATTATGGATGGGAACGCCAGGCGGATGGGAAGTGCTCCCCTGCTTTTTGGTTTAATCCAAACGGTGCAGCTAAAAGCTGCAGCAACAGCCAAAGCTTTCTTAACAGCACAGG GTATCGAAAGGTTTTGTCCAATAActgtaaggagggagggaagaatgTGTACTCACCCAGAAGGCAGGTGTGTCGTCCCAGACCACCCAGAGGCCTCCGGTTGTCCACCAGTCAAGGAGAGCTCAGCGCGACTGTTGGAAGCAATGTTACATTCATGGTCTACCTGGATGAT GGAGATTCGCTGAAGACCAGTATCCAGCTAGACTTTGGGGACGGCATCAAGATCACATACTCTAACCTGAGCAGGACTGATGATGGCATCAAGCACATCTACAGAACGACTGGGATTTACCGAGTGACAGCTTCCGCTGAAAACAGCCAGGGATCTGACAGCAGCACGCTGTTTTTACACATCACCA GTCCAGTGGAGCGTGTATATCTCTCCGCTCCTATTGTAACCATCAGGGGGAAGGAGGCTAATCTGACTGCGGTGGTTTGGCCAAGCCACACCAGAACATTGACCTTCTTCTGGTGGTTTGACAACAGCTCCGAG CCCATTATTACCTTGGAAGGAAGCATCTCATACACGTttcagagagagggaaaaaagcagGTCACGGTCCAAGTTGCTTCTGGGAACACCGTGATGCAGGATTCAAAAGTTATAACTGTTAAAG agttCTTCAGGTCGCTGCTGCTGTCGTTCTCACCAGCTCTTGACGAGCACAATCCTGACATCCCAGAGTGGAGGGAGGACATAGGCCGTGTGGTGCGGACAGCGCTGTCACAG GTTTCTGGAGTTCCTGAAGATCAGCTGCTTGTGTCTCTGTACCCCGGACTTCCAACCACAGCTGAGCTCTTTATCCTGCCTGATGAGCATACGTCAAGTGAGCACAGGAGACAGCGTGAGGAGGCACTGGACACC ATATCAGATATTTTTGTCACTGCTCTGAACCAAGGCCTTATCCAGTTTGAGCTGAAAGCTGATATTCGCATTATTGTGTACATCACTCAGCAAACTCTGG cacCACTTGTGGATACAAACTCCATCCACAGTGGTTCAGCCATGCTGATGCTGCTCAGTGTGGTGTTTGTTGGTTTAGCTGCATTTTTCATCTACAAGTTCAAAAG GAAAATCCCTTGGATCCATGCCCAGACTGAGGACAGTCATGAGAAGGACCCGGAAGTGATCAGTACAGTCGGCCAGAATGACAACATATCTAAAGTCAAGCTCAGTGAGTTTCCCTCTCAGAAAGAACTCATGGAAAAGGAGCTGGAGGCCAGGAGCAGAG